The nucleotide window GTACACCGCGTCCAGCAGGTGCTCGACGCCGCCGCGAAGCACAAGCGCAAGGTCGCCTTCGGCGGTCGCTCGATGATCCGGAACATGACGATCGCGCAGAAGCTGGGCTACCTCAACGTGCCCAACGGGATCCTCGTGGACATCCGCAAGATCGACAAGTACCGGGACGACGAGGTCGTCCTCATGGTCACCGGCTCCCAGGGCGAGCCCATGGCCGCCCTGTCCCGCATGGCCAACGGCGACCACCAGGTGCAGCTGCAGGAGGGGGACCTCGTGGTCCTCGCCTCCTCGCTCATCCCGGGCAACGAGAACTCCGTGTTCCGCGTGATCAACGGGCTCATGAAGCTCGGCGCGCAGGTGGTCCACAAGGGCATGGCCAAGGTCCACGTCTCCGGCCACGCCTCCGAGGGCGAGCTGCTCTACTGCTACAACATCGTGGAGCCCGAGTACGTCATGCCCGTGCACGGCGAGACGCGCCACCTCATCGCCAACGGCCGCATCGCCGAGAAGACGGGCGTGCCGAAGGAGAACGTCATCCTGGCCGCCAACGGCACCGTGGTGGACATGAGCGACGGCCGCGTGCAGATCGTCGGCGAGGTCGACTGCGGCTACGTCTACGTGGACGGATCCTCCGTGGGCGAGATCTCCGACCTCGACCTCAAGGACCGCCGTGTGCTGGGCGAGGAGGGCTTCATCTCCATCGTCACCGTCGTCAACCGCCAGAGCGGCGCTATCGTGTCCGGCCCGGACGTGCACGCCCGCGGCGTGGCCGAGGACGAGAAGGTCTTCGAGGAGATCAAGCCGAAGATCGCCCGCGCCATCGAGGAGGCCGTGCAGGGCCAGAAGGAGCACACCACGCAGCAGCTGCAGCAGGTCGTGCGCCGCACCATGGGCACGTGGGTCAACCGCCGCCTGCGCCGCCGCCCCATGATCGTGCCGGTGATCCTCGAGGCCTGACACGCCTGCGGGCGCTGTCGCGTCCGCCCCGGGCGGTACCGTGGAGGGCATGGCGACCCGCACTTCCCCCCCGCGGTCGTCGTCCTCCTCGTCGAAGACCCGCGCCGGCTCCGCCGCCGCCCGGGCCTCCGCCGGGAAGGGCGCGACC belongs to Micrococcus sp. 2A and includes:
- a CDS encoding ribonuclease J, which encodes MTPGNRLSTPPKLARDTCRIVQLGGLEEVGRNMVTFEIDGKILIVDCGVLFPEETQPGVDLILPDFDYIRNRLDDVVGIVLTHGHEDHIGAVPYLLRLRKDIPLIGSRLTLALIEAKLEEHRIKPVLVPVTEGDIEEYGPFECEFVAVNHSIPDALAVAIHTDAGSILHTGDFKMDQLPLDGRITDLRSFARLGEEGVDLFMTDSTNAEVPGFTTTEKEIGPTLERYFATAERRIVVASFSSHVHRVQQVLDAAAKHKRKVAFGGRSMIRNMTIAQKLGYLNVPNGILVDIRKIDKYRDDEVVLMVTGSQGEPMAALSRMANGDHQVQLQEGDLVVLASSLIPGNENSVFRVINGLMKLGAQVVHKGMAKVHVSGHASEGELLYCYNIVEPEYVMPVHGETRHLIANGRIAEKTGVPKENVILAANGTVVDMSDGRVQIVGEVDCGYVYVDGSSVGEISDLDLKDRRVLGEEGFISIVTVVNRQSGAIVSGPDVHARGVAEDEKVFEEIKPKIARAIEEAVQGQKEHTTQQLQQVVRRTMGTWVNRRLRRRPMIVPVILEA